A window from Alkalicoccobacillus plakortidis encodes these proteins:
- a CDS encoding DNA-directed RNA polymerase subunit beta has protein sequence MNKKQPSHQKQAKPASDKGKNETKAKPLTRAEIREAKAKQKAEQKPEKTPRKKKGRIRILPIWLRLYIILTLIGASLFLGMMVGYGTIGGGDPFDVFKLETWYHIVDLMKGVED, from the coding sequence ATGAACAAGAAACAACCTAGCCATCAGAAGCAGGCAAAACCCGCCTCTGATAAAGGAAAAAATGAAACCAAAGCCAAACCACTAACACGTGCGGAAATTCGAGAGGCAAAAGCAAAGCAAAAAGCCGAGCAAAAACCCGAGAAGACACCACGTAAGAAAAAAGGCCGGATCCGAATTCTGCCTATTTGGCTGCGTTTATATATCATCTTGACACTTATCGGAGCCTCGCTTTTCCTAGGCATGATGGTCGGCTATGGTACCATCGGAGGCGGCGATCCCTTCGATGTATTCAAGCTCGAAACCTGGTACCACATCGTGGACTTGATGAAAGGAGTAGAAGACTAA
- a CDS encoding flagellar hook-basal body protein: protein MNISSNIASVTMGQLQSKLDSISHNVANSETAGYKKRDVSFSDLLNREYTNQPTEGNRLTPPGLRVGSGAKIAQTRLSNEPGIAMQTGRMLDFALTNGYHFFQVERNDNGASETRLTREGAFFLTENPNNDQELVIANENGFYLLDDNGERMTVPYTFESLQMTANGQLEAQLQDGTVAAVGQIGLVEVAKPQLLEAAGNTDFLMPDGDNRMQMIAASDQLIQQGALEGSNVDMAKEMSELILTQRHYQFNARSLSIADEMSGIINGIRR from the coding sequence ATGAATATTTCATCCAATATTGCATCAGTGACAATGGGCCAGCTTCAAAGCAAACTTGATTCGATCTCGCATAACGTAGCAAACAGTGAAACAGCTGGCTATAAAAAACGAGATGTCTCGTTTTCGGACCTTCTAAACCGTGAATACACTAACCAACCAACGGAGGGCAACCGATTAACCCCTCCTGGCCTACGTGTTGGATCAGGAGCAAAAATTGCCCAAACTCGTCTATCTAATGAACCAGGCATTGCGATGCAAACCGGACGAATGCTTGATTTTGCGCTGACAAACGGCTATCATTTCTTTCAAGTAGAGAGAAATGATAATGGAGCTTCGGAAACAAGATTGACTCGTGAAGGAGCCTTCTTTTTAACGGAGAATCCTAACAATGATCAAGAGCTGGTTATTGCAAATGAAAATGGCTTTTACCTATTAGATGACAATGGTGAGCGAATGACGGTTCCCTATACCTTTGAATCCCTTCAAATGACGGCAAATGGTCAACTAGAAGCGCAGCTCCAGGACGGAACTGTTGCAGCAGTTGGTCAAATTGGTTTAGTTGAAGTGGCAAAACCCCAGTTGCTTGAAGCGGCTGGCAACACAGATTTTCTCATGCCAGATGGAGACAACCGCATGCAGATGATTGCAGCCTCTGACCAACTGATTCAGCAGGGAGCTCTAGAAGGTTCAAATGTCGATATGGCAAAAGAAATGAGTGAACTGATTTTGACTCAGCGTCACTATCAATTTAACGCACGTTCTTTGTCCATAGCCGATGAAATGTCAGGCATCATTAACGGTATCCGTCGCTAA